A region of Candidatus Acidulodesulfobacterium acidiphilum DNA encodes the following proteins:
- a CDS encoding hydroxyethylthiazole kinase: MNLSVNDLSSNLELLKKHNPLVHNITNVVVTNVTANALLAIGASPIMAYAKEEMKDIISISDALVLNIGTLTKDIIDVMLLAGKYANKKNIPVIFDPVGAGASGLRNDASKEIVSNIKLAIIRGNESEIANLYGVKLETKGVDSKGHVEDKIGLAKELALKVSSTVCISGKEDIISDGSNVFSVKNGDAALTKMTGAGCISSSVMGAFAAIDKNYAKASLTGAVLIGICGELAASKSKLSGSFQVEFFNNLSSFNSDILHKYANFEEVCR; the protein is encoded by the coding sequence ATGAATTTATCGGTTAACGACCTATCGTCAAATTTAGAACTTTTAAAAAAACATAACCCTTTAGTTCACAATATTACAAACGTAGTGGTAACTAACGTTACGGCCAACGCTCTTCTTGCCATAGGCGCAAGCCCGATAATGGCATACGCTAAAGAGGAGATGAAAGATATTATTTCCATATCCGACGCTTTAGTTTTAAATATCGGAACTTTAACTAAAGACATAATAGACGTTATGCTTTTAGCGGGCAAATATGCCAATAAAAAAAATATTCCGGTGATATTCGACCCTGTCGGAGCAGGGGCAAGCGGTTTAAGAAACGATGCTTCTAAAGAGATAGTTTCAAATATTAAGCTTGCGATAATAAGAGGCAACGAATCCGAAATAGCAAATCTTTACGGCGTTAAGTTAGAAACTAAAGGGGTGGATTCAAAAGGGCATGTGGAAGATAAAATAGGTTTAGCAAAAGAATTAGCCTTAAAAGTTTCCTCTACGGTTTGTATCAGCGGAAAAGAAGATATTATCTCGGACGGCTCTAACGTATTTTCCGTCAAAAATGGCGATGCCGCTTTAACTAAAATGACCGGCGCAGGTTGCATATCGTCTTCCGTTATGGGCGCTTTTGCGGCAATAGACAAAAATTACGCTAAGGCAAGTTTAACCGGAGCAGTTTTAATAGGAATATGCGGAGAACTTGCCGCTTCAAAATCAAAACTTTCAGGTTCTTTTCAGGTTGAATTTTTTAATAATCTGTCAAGTTTCAACTCCGATATTCTTCATAAGTACGCAAATTTTGAAGAAGTTTGTCGATAA